The following are encoded together in the Arcticibacterium luteifluviistationis genome:
- a CDS encoding DUF4295 domain-containing protein: MAKKVVATLQDKSKLRSFAKVVKAVRSPKTGAYTFKEEMVPADQVEAFMKS, from the coding sequence ATGGCAAAGAAAGTAGTTGCAACCCTGCAAGATAAATCCAAGCTTAGAAGTTTTGCTAAAGTAGTAAAAGCTGTAAGATCTCCTAAGACTGGAGCTTACACCTTCAAAGAAGAAATGGTACCTGCAGATCAGGTTGAAGCATTCATGAAGTCGTAA
- a CDS encoding DUF3127 domain-containing protein, producing MEISGNIVQVLPLQSGEGKNGPWKKQDFVIETEGTYPKKVCLSMWGDKINENLITVGTTLTASIEIESREYNGRWYTDVKAWKLEGQATSAPSAAPASAPAAEIPAALEGEDDLPF from the coding sequence ATGGAAATTAGCGGAAACATAGTTCAAGTTCTACCTCTACAATCAGGCGAAGGAAAAAACGGACCTTGGAAAAAACAAGACTTTGTCATTGAAACAGAAGGAACGTACCCAAAAAAGGTTTGTCTTTCAATGTGGGGAGACAAAATCAACGAAAACTTAATCACTGTAGGAACTACCCTAACTGCCTCTATAGAAATAGAAAGTAGAGAATATAATGGCAGATGGTATACAGATGTGAAGGCATGGAAATTAGAAGGACAAGCTACGTCAGCACCATCCGCTGCTCCAGCTAGTGCACCTGCGGCAGAAATACCAGCAGCTCTTGAAGGAGAAGATGATCTTCCTTTCTAA
- a CDS encoding VF530 family protein, whose amino-acid sequence MKNGIPESQPNNPLHGVRLDFMLDTLVDHFGWSGLGKIIKINCFNINPTRKSSLTFLRKTDWARKKVEDLYLEVASRED is encoded by the coding sequence ATGAAAAACGGAATTCCAGAGTCTCAACCTAATAATCCACTGCATGGTGTAAGGCTAGACTTTATGCTTGATACTTTAGTAGATCATTTCGGGTGGAGTGGACTGGGGAAGATTATTAAGATTAATTGTTTCAATATTAATCCTACTAGGAAATCTTCTTTAACCTTTCTTAGAAAGACGGATTGGGCCAGAAAAAAGGTGGAAGACCTTTACCTTGAGGTGGCGTCTAGAGAAGATTGA
- the uvrA gene encoding excinuclease ABC subunit UvrA yields MALSDIELTGHEQIEVYGAREHNLKNIDVTIPRNKLVTVTGISGSGKSSLAFDTIYAEGQRRYMESFSAYARSFIGDMRRPDVDKINGLSPVISIEQKTTSKNPRSTVGTTTEIYDFLRLLFARAGIAYSYVTGKPMIKQSQDQIVEKILEEYEGQKLSLLAPVVKGRKGHYRELFVQIRKMGYSKVRVDGEVMDLTPKMQLDRYKIHDVEIVVDRILPKTEDRYRISQSVGTALKVGKGAMLLLNEKDEIQYLSQNLMDPESGISYEKPSPNSFSFNSPYGSCPTCSGMGEVNEITEESIIPDRSLSISRGGIVALGEYRELWIFKQISVILKKYKANISTPIEKIPEEAMNVILYGSDEPVLVPSKKNPGDDWNTNFEGIINFLKRQQESDNDKIGDWLKDFMLIKTCPDCEGARLKIESRHFKISDKNISELAGMDVSDLAAWFDGIEEKLTNKQNQIAVEILKEIRKRIGFLNGIGLDYLTLNRPIRSLSGGEAQRIRLATQIGTQLVGVLYIMDEPSIGLHQRDNVKLIKALKDLRDLGNTVLIVEHDKDMMLESDYIIDVGPGAGRHGGRIVGQGTPEEFLKNGSKTADFLSGRINIEVPKERRKGSGESLILKGAEGNNLHNVDLKIPLGKMVCVTGVSGSGKSSLIHDTLFPILNKHFYRAKREPLEHKKVTGLEHLDKVIEVDQSPIGRTPRSNPATYTGMFTDIRSLFSDLPESKIRGYKPGRFSFNVKGGRCETCQGGGMKKIEMDFLPDVHVECETCKGKRFNRETLEVRFKGKSISDVLDMTVEEALVFFEKQPRINRRVQTLFDVGLGYITLGQHATTLSGGEAQRVKLSEELSKRDTGKTIYILDEPTTGLHFQDIQKLLDVLQKLADKGNTVLIIEHNMDVIKVADHVIDMGPEGGIRGGYIMAEGTPEKVAKIEGSHTGFYLAKEL; encoded by the coding sequence GTGGCATTATCAGATATTGAACTAACCGGACATGAGCAAATAGAAGTCTATGGAGCTCGGGAGCATAACCTTAAGAACATTGATGTAACTATTCCTAGAAATAAGCTGGTTACCGTAACAGGGATTAGTGGCTCTGGGAAGTCTTCATTGGCTTTTGATACTATTTATGCCGAAGGTCAAAGGCGTTACATGGAAAGCTTTTCGGCTTATGCCAGAAGTTTTATTGGAGATATGCGACGCCCTGACGTTGATAAGATCAATGGACTTTCTCCAGTAATTAGTATTGAACAAAAAACCACATCTAAAAACCCACGTTCTACGGTTGGTACTACTACAGAGATATATGATTTTCTAAGATTGCTTTTCGCAAGAGCAGGCATAGCGTATAGTTATGTGACTGGTAAGCCTATGATTAAGCAGTCGCAAGACCAGATTGTAGAAAAGATATTAGAGGAGTATGAAGGTCAAAAACTGAGCCTTTTAGCTCCAGTAGTCAAAGGAAGGAAAGGTCATTACAGAGAGCTTTTTGTTCAAATTAGAAAAATGGGCTACTCTAAAGTAAGAGTAGACGGCGAGGTGATGGATTTGACGCCAAAAATGCAGCTGGACAGATATAAGATTCACGATGTTGAGATAGTGGTGGATAGAATCTTGCCTAAAACGGAAGACCGATATAGAATTAGTCAATCTGTAGGAACTGCTCTAAAGGTAGGTAAAGGGGCTATGCTGTTGCTTAATGAGAAGGATGAGATTCAGTACCTTTCTCAAAACTTGATGGACCCAGAGTCGGGGATTAGTTACGAGAAACCGTCGCCTAATTCATTTTCTTTTAACTCACCTTATGGCTCGTGTCCTACATGTAGTGGTATGGGAGAGGTTAATGAAATTACAGAGGAGTCTATTATTCCTGATAGGTCGCTGAGTATTAGTAGAGGTGGTATAGTGGCATTAGGGGAGTACAGAGAATTGTGGATTTTCAAACAAATCTCTGTTATTCTTAAAAAGTACAAAGCGAATATTAGTACGCCTATTGAGAAAATTCCTGAAGAAGCCATGAACGTGATTCTTTATGGAAGTGACGAGCCCGTATTGGTGCCATCAAAGAAGAATCCAGGAGATGATTGGAATACTAATTTTGAAGGAATTATCAATTTCCTGAAACGTCAGCAAGAGTCTGATAATGATAAAATAGGAGATTGGTTAAAAGATTTTATGTTGATTAAAACTTGTCCTGATTGTGAAGGGGCACGTTTGAAGATAGAGTCGAGACATTTTAAGATTAGTGATAAAAACATTTCGGAATTGGCCGGAATGGATGTCTCAGATTTAGCTGCATGGTTTGATGGAATTGAAGAGAAACTGACTAACAAGCAAAATCAAATAGCAGTAGAAATCTTAAAGGAAATCAGAAAGAGAATTGGTTTCTTAAATGGAATTGGACTTGATTATTTGACATTAAATAGGCCAATTAGGTCACTTTCTGGCGGTGAAGCCCAAAGGATTAGGCTAGCTACGCAAATAGGAACGCAGCTGGTTGGGGTTTTATATATTATGGATGAGCCTAGTATTGGGTTACATCAACGTGATAATGTCAAACTTATTAAAGCTCTAAAAGACTTAAGAGATTTAGGTAATACTGTGCTGATAGTGGAACATGATAAAGACATGATGCTGGAGTCGGACTATATTATTGATGTAGGTCCTGGTGCAGGAAGGCATGGAGGAAGAATAGTGGGTCAAGGTACACCAGAGGAGTTTCTTAAAAATGGTAGTAAAACTGCCGATTTTTTAAGTGGTAGAATCAATATTGAAGTGCCTAAAGAGCGTAGAAAAGGAAGTGGAGAAAGCCTAATTCTTAAAGGGGCAGAAGGAAACAACTTGCACAATGTGGATCTCAAAATTCCTTTGGGTAAAATGGTTTGCGTGACGGGTGTGAGTGGAAGTGGAAAATCTTCACTGATTCATGATACCTTATTCCCGATCTTGAATAAGCATTTTTATAGAGCTAAAAGAGAACCTTTAGAGCATAAGAAAGTAACGGGATTAGAGCATTTAGATAAGGTGATAGAAGTAGACCAGTCACCTATTGGAAGAACACCTCGAAGTAATCCTGCTACTTATACAGGAATGTTTACTGACATTCGTTCGCTTTTTTCAGACTTACCGGAGTCTAAGATTAGAGGTTATAAGCCTGGTCGTTTTTCTTTTAACGTAAAAGGCGGAAGGTGCGAAACATGCCAAGGTGGTGGTATGAAGAAGATAGAAATGGACTTCTTGCCAGACGTGCATGTAGAGTGCGAGACTTGTAAAGGAAAAAGATTTAACAGAGAAACACTGGAAGTACGTTTTAAAGGAAAGTCAATTTCTGATGTACTTGACATGACGGTAGAAGAAGCTTTGGTTTTCTTTGAAAAGCAACCACGTATAAATAGAAGAGTTCAAACACTTTTTGACGTTGGTTTAGGCTACATAACCCTTGGTCAACATGCCACTACATTATCGGGAGGAGAAGCTCAACGAGTAAAGCTTTCTGAAGAGTTGTCAAAAAGAGATACAGGGAAGACTATATACATTCTGGATGAGCCTACTACAGGTCTACACTTTCAAGATATCCAGAAACTCTTAGATGTACTGCAAAAGCTAGCTGATAAAGGCAACACTGTTCTTATTATAGAGCACAATATGGATGTTATCAAAGTGGCAGATCATGTGATTGATATGGGGCCAGAGGGGGGTATTAGGGGAGGCTATATCATGGCTGAAGGTACGCCGGAAAAAGTGGCAAAGATAGAAGGAAGCCATACGGGGTTTTATTTGGCTAAGGAGCTTTAG
- the rpmG gene encoding 50S ribosomal protein L33 → MAKKGNRVQVILECTEHKESGLSGMSRYITTKNRKNTTTRLELKKYNPVMRKYTVHKEIK, encoded by the coding sequence ATGGCTAAAAAAGGCAATAGAGTTCAGGTGATTTTAGAGTGTACAGAACATAAAGAGTCTGGACTGTCAGGAATGTCGAGATACATTACCACAAAGAACCGTAAGAACACTACTACAAGATTGGAATTGAAGAAATACAATCCTGTAATGAGAAAGTATACTGTTCATAAAGAAATTAAGTAA